The genomic DNA aAATCTGAGTAAAATTTTCTGATGGAACCTGTcgatgaaaatatttggaaatctTAGCATTCAAGTTCATTTCAATGGAcacacaaatgaaatattccaAACCCCCTGTGTCAAAACGCATGTTTCTAAGCTGAGTAAATTTCTTTCATCATAAAGTAAGGAGGTGTAATGTAATACCCATGTTCTCAATGTGAAGATTATAGTTCGCTCGTTTGGCCGTATGGCGCTTTTACGTTTTTATGTAAATGTCTCGTGTTTTTAATTGCCATTATATTCACTTCGTATATATTGCTTCACATACAACACTTGCATCCAAGTCTGTATGTAAGTAACTGAACATTTGCAATATACGAGTACACAGCAGGAGCGATATTAATATTTCTGACTGCTTTCTGTCGTATACTGAGACAACAGAAATGCAGAGTATTATTGGCAGTATTCCAATCGTTCAAAAGGGTTTATACTCTGGTGGGTTCCTGCTTTTTGTTTTTCAACTAAATGTTTCACTTGCTTTCTTGCATATTGGTTGGTCTTGAATCAATAAGTTGAGCACCTTTGATATTTCCACCTGATCGTTTCAGTTCGTCAAGTACTGCAgacattttttttgaaacaacaaGATATCTGATATCATCTTTGTTATATGATTTGCTACGGAGTCCATACCtatgaattgataaaaaaaaaacagggtGAAATCGATAAACTGAACAAGAAACAATAATTCCAACTGGTAATATAGTAATACTTGTTTACATCAAGTTTTAACACAATAATCATACTCCCAGCATATCCAGATCCTGATGAGGGGGGCATTGCAGTGAAAAAACCCTCCAAATATGTTGAAGTTCATTACTGGATGtggatatatattatttgaactTGCAGTAAGATATATTCGACTTTGAGGAGATAGGCAAATACAACTCATGCAATATTAGTTTGGAATAAAACATTCAAACCAAAGGATCAAGCTTATTTAAACATATCATTGGACACACCGAGGACCCACAtgttattttgctaatttggggttcaaattttgatgaattttgtgTCCATGTATTTAAGAAGTACTTTGTTTTTATATGATTCAAGCTCGATAAATCAAGTGGTAACTAAGAAtcataaaacattatttaatcaAAGTATACTTTTTAGCGAGTTTGTGGATCTTTGCTCGTTCTATGTTTGTAAGCTCAGGAGAAAATGTAAGATGATCTGTTCTTTGTGAACAGGCATAATTTCTGGAAAAAAACGTAAACTTGTAACAAAAATCCTAGTGGAAGTTGATTGTATACTGAACATACTAGGTATCAAATGTGAAAAGTCATCATACCAAAGACGGTAAATAGTGATTATTTACTAGAAAATGTGAGGGAACTGACTTTTTTGCATGCATTTTTTGACAGTAAAATGGCCATATAAACACACAAATATATCGGTAAGTAAATATAGATCCCAAGCGCACCTGATAACATTGTCAGCTTCTCTAaaccttattatattttttccaatttcttctaCACCAAGACCAAATCTGCCATATGTTTCTTTCACAGTTACTGGTGCAGATATTCCTGAACCTTTCATAAAAGCAAGCAAATAGCATAATTATAAGAAAGTCACAGATTCacagaattaaaaaattttaccaACCTGTTTTCCCAAGACCACCTTCGCCTTTCCATCCCATCTTTCGTAGCAACTGATTTCCTAAATTTGTATCTGTTATTTTCTGTCCAGCCACAGAACCAGTCCTAAACATATGATATTTTGACTATAGGAATGTTCATAGAATTTAATTGCAGAACAAATTGATGATTAATTGAACTAAAAGCTCTATAGTATACAGATTATACACATTAGTGTTCTTCCAATAGTTGAAAAAAACTTTGACTCCGGATCGAGGGAAGTTCTGCTTCCATCTCCAACTCacagataataaaattttggacAAAAAAACTTTCGTGCACGCAACCCTTCCAAGTCTGCTTATAATGCCCAATGCTTTTTCCAGTTTCAATTTCTGTGTTTCGGCCATTAGAAGTCTGAATTTCTGATTACATCGCCTAACTATTTGAAAATCACATTTTGGACCCAAAAACTTTTCCCAATCTGTTTAGAACGCCTAATGGAAATTTAGACTTTCGAGTTACGGCCATCAGAAGTTTGATGACAAATTTACATCATTCAATGACTTCATTGTGAAACTGGTAAAAAACCAATGATTAAGTACTACAATTTATCGACATACTTCGCAGCGATGTCATCCCTTGATATTGCACTGTCTAGATCCCCAGGTTGAGAAACTAATATAGTTGGTTGCGTTGTTTGTAATAATTCCAGTGCTGAAAAGGCAGCTGCATATTTTGCTGACTTCTTCTGATTAGCAAATGCTTTTCCTACTAAGACACCACCCAGATATAATGAACAACTGTGACTTTTAATAACCTGAACAAAAAGACAAGTcaatttttgaatgattttattaataacaTATGTAAAGTTTGATTAAACCACAATACGATCTTTGCTACAAACAATGCAAGTACTTATCAACTTATATAAACACCAGCAATACCCACAAACCATAGACAATTACAAACAAAGAATATCAGCAGACGGCTGAtcgaaaacaattcaaatgTCGCTTGTGAGcaaattaaaacaatttccGAAGCACATGAATCACAGTAGTgatataaatcaaatttaatatgaaattttttcaaatttttagatGAGTCCAGATGACCAAAAACCAAATgaatataaaagataaaatatCTCTAACAAGTTAATTCAATTAGAGAAGGCCGAAACCGAACAATTTACCAATTCTATTACATTCTGAAATACTAATTTTTAATACAGAATATATACTAAAATGAGTGCATGAAGCGCAatgcatttaaaatatttaaagaaatttaaTTTGGTGATATGCCTACTCATCGTTCGCTATTCCCTTTTTAAAGTCTAATAAGTTTATTTTTCGTccaataaataatatcaaatgCTCAATATTATGAATTCTTCAAATGAAAGGATTCTAATTATTCTTAGAGTGAAGTATTAACTATACCAAAATATACTAAATTTCGAATACATaccaatttatatttaatttgttcttccctgatattgaaatttgaaattctagATTCACTTTTTTTACAATTACGTTCTTTGGGCATACCTTTCCTATTTCAAGTTTCATAGATTATGACAGGCTAAGAAAACTCAgatgaatataataaatatacaaaattaaccTCATTATCGTATTGTTGTTCAAAAACATATTCTTCTGAGATGAGACAAAATGAAGTAGATGGTTGTATAACAGATAAAGGAGATTCGTTCACTTTTTTGGgaataatgaaatttttcaacatttcatATTCTtctgaattcaaattaatttttacaCACGTTGCATCCGTAGGCATTGTTGGAACTCTATCCGTAATTAATGTTGGCtgagtaaaatttttattaatgatTTCCTTTTGAGACTCTGGTTGACTTGTAATATTTCCATCAACTTTTGTTCGTTTTATTTCTATCACATCTTCAATTTCATCTTCATTTGGCCTTTTATTTacattcatattttttgttttacttaATTGTTCATCAATTTGATCTGATGACAATTCATTGTCagatatttttgtatttcctGTGCCTGATTTTACAAATCTCATTGGAAAATAGTATGTGGTAATTTGGAAGTATCATGcatatttttcattcttggTGTATCATCTGTaaaagtaattataaaaataatcttCAAGTGTTATTTTAATTGTAATCAACAGggcaatactcaaatatatgaacattaAGGCTGAATACTAATATAGAAACTGCAATGCTAGCAAAAATTCAGCTTACATTAAAGAATAGTACAAAACGTTACCGGTATATAAAAAGTGCGGctgtgaattaaaaaaaattgagattcgGTTTGAAATATCAAACTCCATTATCAAGACCCAATTCGAATAAATAGCTGTCTAGTGACTTTTCCCATTAATAGTTTGGTGATTTGGCAAAAGTTTTTGAAATGTATCTTATCAATAAAACAGCGCATCATACTGCATCACATGGTAGTATAATATTCAAGTCAACGTGGCTATGGGTCAAGTAAGATCTCCGGTTGGTAGTCCAAGAACTGGATACTATGGTTCACGTTTTTATCAATAATCTCACCAACAAATCCAATCACCTGGATCTCTGCATCCCGGAGCATTTTATCTGGAGGTTCGAGTCCTTCTTACATATCTTTCAATGTGTCCATCACTTCTTGGGGATATCTATAATAAAAGTGGCTAAATATTCATAATATGTTTGGCttgaattatattatttcaCAACATGGCTCTGCAGATAAGTAAATcacatattataataaaaactgagtcacttttattttaaaaacttgGATTCTAAGTTCATCTTTCCTCCAGGATAAACACGACGTctttttcttaaatattttaacgtgttaagaaatttttgaattttgaacacAGCGGTTtaagaaatttttgaaacacagtgatacctcggtagtcgaaCATAATCCATTCagaattcaaaactttttttacCATAAGTAGTCTAATAGCAGTGataattattttgattatttttaataaatactcgAAGGATGAGAGCCAGCCGAGATACACAGTTCGAGTGACATCTAACTTTGTGGCATGCTCAGGTGTTCGAGCATCGAATTTCGGTTCGAGTACCACAACATTTTTGACTAAAATTCTTTAGTCTACTACCTAATTGTTCGAATATAGCATTGTTCAACTACAGAGGTATCACTGTATTGGGAAGCCCTCAAGTATAAAAATACCTATTTAAATAATTGTGATTCAGTATATCAGAATGTGAAGTGTTTCTGCAAAATAGAACTTACAAACCTACCTATTTCCACAAAATGAACATTGACCCATGCTTGAGAAAGACAAATTAAACGATCTTTATCCTTGAAGTCATCCCAGTTGTGAAGAAGAAATGTTTTTCTGACGTACCAGTGAGTCTTGCTCTCCCAATAACATCGAAGTTTCTCAATATCATCAACAAAATCTCGAGATTTTGAAACTATATCCGAAATGTCCATGATGGAAATAACTtccagatatttttaatgtaggGTATCGGTATTGTTGTACAGACAATGCCAGGTTCTTTGATAATTTGACATTTGTCACTCTGAaactattcaaattttatatttgagtaattACTGGTAGgctatattaatactgatacaaaaAGAAATAGCTTAGGTGGTCAAAGGAAATGAACATACTGACATAGTCTACAATCTGGCAAGGCGGTACCGTACCGGTGACGGTAGTGAATAGTGATTACGACTTACCGGTATGAGACTACTTGCTCCAAGTGCAGAAGTGCATCGGTCGGTTTTGCAcagctaccggtaccggtagcacatcaaaattatttatttgacaTCTCATAATACCGGTactggataggataggatttacatatttatcccggtggAGAGGAAagtgataagacggcttaatcacatggcgaacgcgaaccacggcctctcgtccgcaACAGGGGTGATAacttttttgtggctttggAGCCAGGCCACACAAAAGGAGCCACAGATAAATTGGGGCCATGCCTCAGAATATTTGGGGCCAGGCCATCGCAATGGTAATGTTAAGACATGTACGGTACCTGTACAATTGAACTGTGCCTATGTTACAACCAGGGAAAATGCTGTATTCGAACACTTACTCATTACAAATGTAgaggtataagtttatttcgactccataatcagcaatagacgataaaataaaagtaactgattatagaatcgggaaagcaaacaaaacctcaagtaaaGTTTGAAGCGTACATATAAGTCTTCATTAAGTCTACatataagtcttcggtctctgaccgacaTTCTCGTACTTATTGCTTGTTGCATACCTTTTTGTGATTGTTAATTTGTTCAACGAATATGTGTTgttatataattaatatttcaaataactgAAAAGTAACCATTTATACAATAAATGGTTAATATATCAAAGAATAATTCCACCAGTGACTCAAATGCTATTATTAAATGAAGTCCGTACTGATAAATTGTGTAGTTTTATCTGTATTTCATAGGCAATTGACAGGGGTTTACACACCAAGatgttttagatttgtaatacaAATTGCAGGCACAACATATCGGTAGCTGATATATGCTTTTACAACCACTAGTATCCCAATATTCAACATACAAAAAAACTACTCTTCTCCCGTTTATACATTAACCCTAACAGAAAACAAGATTCATGCATACCAGTTGTGGGATAAGTACGCGTAGGGTACGGTACCTAATGTGTCCCACTGCGACTCAAAGATACAGGGTAACTGGAGACGCGTCCTGTCCCTTGGGTCCCCAAATAATGTCTTCAATCTATGCACCAACTGACCAACACACACTGCAACCTTTACACCAACAATTCCGTAGACTTGTGTTGAAAGAAACTTTATTATCTTGTTTAAACACAACTAATGTTGACGGCAGTGATAACAGTGTTAGGGTTAGTGTCGGCGTTAGTGTTAGTGAtaaattgactgtttttgacaaggactcaaagaacagccatAAGTATgctataatacaaataaaaacaataagcaACAGACATATTCGATACAACAAAATACAGCAATCCTCACAACCTATCGGACAATATATGGATAAACATATTAATATCAATTCTAGAATTCCTACCTGATAATCATTTAGTAATATAACCAGAAAATTGTAAAACCTATAAGCTATAATTTCTG from Styela clava chromosome 12, kaStyClav1.hap1.2, whole genome shotgun sequence includes the following:
- the LOC120336577 gene encoding NF-kappa-B-repressing factor-like isoform X2: MRFVKSGTGNTKISDNELSSDQIDEQLSKTKNMNVNKRPNEDEIEDVIEIKRTKVDGNITSQPESQKEIINKNFTQPTLITDRVPTMPTDATCVKINLNSEEYEMLKNFIIPKKVNESPLSVIQPSTSFCLISEEYVFEQQYDNEVIKSHSCSLYLGGVLVGKAFANQKKSAKYAAAFSALELLQTTQPTILVSQPGDLDSAISRDDIAAKTGSVAGQKITDTNLGNQLLRKMGWKGEGGLGKTGSGISAPVTVKETYGRFGLGVEEIGKNIIRFREADNVIRYGLRSKSYNKDDIRYLVVSKKMSAVLDELKRSGGNIKGAQLIDSRPTNMQESK
- the LOC120336577 gene encoding NF-kappa-B-repressing factor-like isoform X1 produces the protein MRFVKSGTGNTKISDNELSSDQIDEQLSKTKNMNVNKRPNEDEIEDVIEIKRTKVDGNITSQPESQKEIINKNFTQPTLITDRVPTMPTDATCVKINLNSEEYEMLKNFIIPKKVNESPLSVIQPSTSFCLISEEYVFEQQYDNEVIKSHSCSLYLGGVLVGKAFANQKKSAKYAAAFSALELLQTTQPTILVSQPGDLDSAISRDDIAAKTGSVAGQKITDTNLGNQLLRKMGWKGEGGLGKTGSGISAPVTVKETYGRFGLGVEEIGKNIIRFREADNVIRNYACSQRTDHLTFSPELTNIERAKIHKLAKKYGLRSKSYNKDDIRYLVVSKKMSAVLDELKRSGGNIKGAQLIDSRPTNMQESK